The Erythrobacter sp. genome segment CGCCGCGCCATCCATGCCGAGCCGGAGCTGGGGCTGGAAACACCCAAGACGCTGGCCAAGGTGAAGGCGGCATTGGCCGATCTGCCGCTCGAATGGCACGAAGGCCCAAGCTGCACCGGCGCGGTGGCGGTTCTCAAGGGTACGCGGCCCGGCCCGGCGGTACTGCTGCGCGGCGACATGGACGCGCTGCCGATGGACGAACACACCGGGCTCGACTTCGCCTCCACCGTACCCGGCCGCATGCATGCCTGCGGGCATGATGCGCATACGGCGATGCTGGCGGGCGCGGCGCGCATTCTGGCAGGGCGCGCGGGCGATCTGGCGGGCGAGGTCCGCTTCATGTTCCAGCCGGGCGAGGAAGGCTTCCACGGCGCGCGCTTCATGCTCGAGGACGGGCTGCTAGGAGGAAGCGCGGACTATCCGCTGCCCGACGCCGCCTTCGCGATCCACGTCTGGCCCAATGCCCCGCACGGACGGTTGGAATCGCGCACTGGCGCCTTGCTGGCATCGGCGGACATGCTGGAGATCACCATCAAGGGGCGCGGTGGCCATGCCTCGATGCCGCAAGATACAATCGATCCGGTCCCGGTGGCCGCAGAAATCGTTCTCGCACTGCAAGCCATGATAACTCGCCGTTTTGCCGCCACCGAGGCGAGTGTGCTGACGATCGGCAAGATCGTGGCTGGCACAACCAACAACATCATCCCCGATAGCGCCTACCTGCTCGGCACTATGCGCAACCTCTCGCCAGAACGTCGCGCGGCGATCAAGGACGCGGTGCGCGAAGTGGCCGAGAACATCGCCCGCGCTCACCGCTGCGAGGCCGAGATCACGATCACCCCCGGCTTCCCGCCCACGATCAACGACGCCCGCGCCGTGGCGCTCGGGCGGCAGGTTGCCGAAGGGCTCGGCGGCGAAGAGCCCTGGGCCGACCGCGCCACCCCGACGATGGGCGCGGAGGACTTCTCCTACGTGCTGGAGAAGGTTCCCGGCGCGATGTTCTTCCTCGGCGTGGCAGCACAAGGCGTGGACTGGCAAGGCTGCTGCGGCCTCCATTCGAGCCGCATGGTGGTGGACGAGAGCGTGTTGCCCAAAGGCGCGGCATTCCTTGCCGGCTGCGCGGCGGAATTCCTGGAAAAGGGCTGGGCGTAGCTTTTGGCTTGGCGTTACGCCCGCGCATTGCTAATCGCCCCCTCCTGTCCGCACCCGTAGCTCAGCTGGATAGAGCGCTGCCCTCCGAAGGCAGAGGCCACAGGTTCGAATCCTGTCGGGTGCGCCAGTCTCCTGTTTACCCTACATCGCGCTCGGCAATTGCAGCAGCGACTCCCCGCCTTCGCGGAACACTCTCACATTAAACCCGCCGCGGCGGCCGTCGCGGAGGGGGTAGTAGGTCAGGTCCACTTCCTCGCCGGGGCGCAGCGAGGCGCGGGACCAGCCGGCGCGGCTGAGGTGGTTGGGGCTCATCCCTTCGAAGGCCCAGCGATTGCCCGCGCCGTCGCGCGCGTAGATGAAGGTGTGCGGATTGGTCCACACCCAGCGCTCCACCGTCATGCCTTCCAGCCGGGTTTCGTTGCCCCAGTCGAACATCGCGGTGGAGTGGTGCGCCGATCCGGGGACGGCGAGCAGGGCAAGCCCAATCAGCGAGGTGCCGAAGATGGTGGCGAGCTTGCGGATCATGGCGTTTCTCTCTCCTCGCGGGGCCACTGCGGGCCACCTGCTGTTGTATCGGCAGTTTCCTGCAAAAGCCGGACAGAATCAACCTCTAGCTTGACTTGTTCCCTCACGAGGCAGCAGATTGCTGAAAAACACAGTCAATGAGAGTGGCAACCGGGGAGAGGTGGCGATGGCAGGAAAGTGGATAATGAGCGCGGTTATGGCGCTGTGGCTGGCAGCTCCGGCAGCAGTCCCCGTCCTGGCACAGGAGGCCGACACCTTCAGCCCCGCGCGTGCGGACCACTATGCGCCGGTAACATCATGGCCCGATTTCACCGGCGTCTGGAATCCCGACTGGTCGTTCCTGTTCGGGCGCAACGGGCGCGTGCCCGCGCGGCCGGTGCTTACGCCCGAAGCGCAGGCGGAGTACAATGCCTTCCTTGAACGGCAGGCGCGCGATGGGGTGGACCAGTTCCTGCAGGTGAATTGCATCCCGCCGGGAATGCCCGGAATCATGCGCCAGCCTTACCCGATCGAGTTCCTGTTCTCGCCGGGCCGCGTCACAATATTCGCAGAAACCTACAGCCAGGCGCGCCGCATCTATGTCGATGCGCAGCGCGACCTGCCCGCAGAGCCGGATCCTTTGTTCAACGGCACATCCGTTGGATATTGGCAGGGCGACATGCTGGTGGTGGATACGGTGGGCTTCAATCCCTTCGTCACCTACCTAGCCGGGGTCACACCGTCCGAGAACATGCGGATTCACGAGCATTTCTGGCTCGAAAGCGACGATCTGCTGTGGCTGGAGACGACGATCACCGATCCCGGCGTGCTTGCCCGCCCGTTCGTCCAGCGGCTGGCCTATCGCCGCCAGCCGGACTGGGAGATCCGCGAATATGTCTGTTCGGAAAACAACCGGCTGATCGAGGGCGAGAACGGCGCCGATGTCGATCTGGGGCTGGACGAGGAAGATCCGTTCGGCCCCGCCGTCGAATAAGGGTAGCCGTCAACCAGGGTAACCTGTTGGCAACCACTGCCGGAGTAGTCCGGCGGCATGAACGCCGTCACGCCCAAATTCGGTCCCCGCGCCCCGCGCACGGCACCGCCTGCCGGAAACACCGCCGGCAAGCGCTGGGCCGCGCTCGCCGAAGCGGGCAAGGTCGTCGCCATGTTGGCTGGCGTCGACAGCGAGGAGCAAGACCGCGAAGTGCGCAGCTTCCCGGTGCTGATCCGCGATGCCGATCCGTGGCGGCGCACACTGGCCGAGAATGGCTGCGCCGATCTCACTGCGATCATGGAGCCGGGGATTTCCGCGCTGCTGGCGATCCACGCGCGCGGCGCAGATTGTCGCCCCGCCGCCCATGCCCTCTGGCAAGAGTTCACCGCTGCGCGCCGGGCCATGCTGGCGCTCCTGCCGCCGAGCGGCGGAATGGGGCCGAAGCGCAGCGCCTGATTTTGACAGGCGCGAGCATCGTGCTTGACGGTGTTCCACATTCGTTCCAATTTCACTGCATGAGTGATTCGCTAACCGTTGCCCCTGCTCTCGCCCTCAATGATCCACTCGCGCTGCGTTCGCGCGCGGTGTGCCGGGGGATTTCCCGCCTGTTCGCGCGCAACGATATCTGGACGCTGGCCGAGATGCCGCTGCGCAACGGGCGACGCGCAGACCTGATGGGCATCGATGCCAAGGGCAAGATCGTCATCGTCGAAGTGAAAACCGCGCGCGGCGATCTGCTCGGCGATGGCAAATGGCCCGATTACCTCGAATTCTGTGACCGCTTCTACTGGGGCCTGCCGCCCGAACTGGACCGCAAGATCCTCGAAAGCGCTGACTATCGCCCCGATTGCTGCGGAGTGATCGTGGCGGATGAATATGATGCCGAAATCGTCCGCCCCGCCCCCAGCCACCCGCTCGCCGCCGCCCGCCGCCGAGTGGAAGTCGAACGGCTGGCGCGCACCGCACTGCGGCGGCAACTGGTGGCGCTCGACCCGCATTGCCACAACTGGGGTGGCGAGCTGGCGGGGTAGCCGAAAGGCAGGCTGTGCAGCGCGGGTCTGCCGCCCTATAGGCTGGACCACGATGTACACGGCCATCCTCCTTTCCGCGCTGGCGATGACTGCAATCGTGGGCCTGCGCTATCTCGCCACCAGCGGACTGTTCGCCTGGGCGACAGCGCGGGTGCGGCCGGGGCTCTATGCCGGGCTCGAACCGCAGATCCGCAAGGAGATCTTCTGGTCGCTCGCTTCCGCCGGGATCTACGGTGTGCCTGCGGGCGTGGTCGCCTGGGGCTGGCAGGAACGCGGCTGGACGCGCATCTATACCGATGTCGCGGATTTCCCGCTGTGGTACCTGCCGCTATCGCTGTTCCTCTACCTGTTCGCGCACGATACATGGTTTTACTGGACCCATCGCTGGATGCACCGGCCCAAGTGGTTCCGCATTGCTCACGCCGTCCACCACGCCAGCCGCCCGCCCACCGCCTGGGCAGCGATGAGCTTTCACCCGATCGAGGCGCTGACCGGGGCCTTCGTGATCCCGCTGCTGGTCTTCGTGATCCCGGTGCATGTCGGCATATTGGGGCTGGTGCTGGCGATCATGACGCTTATGGGGGTGACCAATCACATGGGTTGGGAGATGTTCCCGCGCTGGCTTGTTCATACAAGGTTGGGAAACTGGCTGATAACCGCCAGCCATCACCAGCGGCATCATGACGAATATCGCTGCAATTATGGTCTTTACTTCAGATTTTGGGATCGCCTGTGCAACACCGACGAGGGTTTGGCCGACAAGTATCTGGCTCAGGAGCATTCAGGGCAGCGGGCCTGACCGCGGTGGCGGCGGCGCTGGCCGTGCCTTTCATCGCCAGCGCGACCGAGGCTGCGCCTCCCGGCGTGCAGGTGACGATCGAAGTCACCAACCTGCGCAACCATGATGGCACCGTGCGCGCCTGCATGACGCGCGACGCAGCCCGCTTCCCGCGCTGCCAGGATTCGACGCAAGGGTACCGGGTCGCGCTTCCGGCGGGCGAAGCTACCGTGCTGCGCTTCAACGATGTCGCGCCCGGCACCTATGCCATCGCCCTGCTGCATGACGAGAACGGAAATGGTCGCGCCGACCGGGCGCTGGGCATGATGCCGCGCGAAGGCTTCGGCTTCTCCCGCGATGCAGCGGTCCGCATGGGTCCGCCCTCGTTCGACGAAGCCGCGATTACCGTCGGCTCCTCCGCTGTGCGGCAGACGATCCGCATGCGCTACATGCTGTAGGCCTTCCAACCCGGGCCTTACAGGTCGGGCAAGCCTTGTTCGGCGAAGCCCCAGCCCGCGAGTGACCGGGAAGCCGACCGGTCGAGCAGGAGCCTGATGTCGGAGATAGACCAGGGGTGGGCGTTGTCCATCTCCGCAAGTTCGCCCCAGGCCAGCGGCACTGCCACCGGCGCGCCGCTGCGGGCGCGGGCCGAATAGGGCAGGATCGCGGTGCTGCCGCGCTGGTTGCGCAGCCAGTCGATGAAGATCTTGCCCTTGCGCTTGGCCTTGCTCATCGTGGCCACGAAGCGATCGGGTTCGGCAATCGACAGCGCTTCGGCAAACCGTTTCGAAAAGTCCTTGTGCGCGTCCCACGTGTGGCCGGTGGCGAGCGGCACGACCACGTGCACGCCTTTACCGCCCGACAACAAGGCAAAGCTGGTGAGGCCGAGATCGGCCAGCCGATCCCGAATATCGCGCGCGGCTTGCTTGACGTCATCGAAATCCAGCCCTTCGTCAGGGTCGAGATCGAACACCATCCGGTCGGGCGCCTCGACATCGCTGCTGCGCGAGCCCCAGCCGTGGAATTCGATCGTGCCCATCTGCACGCACTGGAGCAGGCCGCGCACATCCTCGACAAAGAGGTAATCCTCGGTGCCGCCGTCCTTCTCGCGGATCGGGACCTGGTGAACCCCGTCGCCAAACTGGCCGCTGTCATGCTTCTGGAAAAAGCACTTCTTCGCCCGGCCTTGCGGGCAGCGGACCAGGCTGAGCGGGCGCTTCCCCGCGAAGGGAAGCATGATCCCGGCCACCGCTTCGTAATAGTCGGCCAGTTCGCCCTTGGTCTGGCCGCTATCGGGGAAGATCACCCGTTCGCGATTGCTGATCGCTACGCTTTTCTCGGCATCGGGCAATTCGGCGGGCCTTTCAGGGGTAACATCGCGCGCGGGCTTGTCGGCGCGCAAGCCGAGGAAGCTGGCGTGGCGGACGTTTCCGTCAGCGGTGAATTCGGCGAAGGCCACCTCGGCGACCAGACTGGGCGTGACCCAGGTGACTCTGCGGGCCGAAGCCTTGGCCACTGCAACGGGCGCGGTCTTGCGCTCGATCCGCTTCATCCGGGCGGCCAGATCGGCGAGCGTATCGCTGTCGAAACCGGTGCCGACATTGCCCTTGTATACCAGTTCCCCGCCCTCGTTTTGCGCCAGCAGCAGCGAAGCAAACGGGCGTGCGCGCGTGCTGGAAGCCTTCCAACCCACCACCACGAACTCCTGTCGCCGGGTGCATTTGACCTTCACCCAGCCCTTGCTGCGCCGTCCGGCGTAGGTGCCATCGATGGTCTTGGAAATGATCCCTTCCTGGCCATTGTCGCACAGCGAGCGATACAATTGCTCGCCCGCGCCGATGACGTGATCGGAAATATGGATCGGCGCAGAGGCACTACCGAGCAGCGCCTCGAGCCGTTCCTTGCGTTCGATATTGGGCAGCCCGGAAAGATCCTGACCGTCGAGTTCGAGCAGGTCGAAACCGTGGAAGGCGAGGTTGTCCGAAGCCGATTGCGAACCGTGGCCGCGCTTCAGCACCGCTTGCAAGGTGGAGAAATCGGGATTGCCCGACTTGCCATAGGCGACGATCTCCCCGTCGATCAGCGAAGGCGGCAGGTCGAGTTCGGCGAACGAGGAGACCAGCGGCGCGAACTTGTCGGTCCAGTCCTTGCCGTTCCGGGTATAGACCCGCACTTCCCTGCCCTTGCAGGCCACCAGCGCGCGATAGCCGTCGAACTTTATCTCGTGCATCCAGCGGTTTCCCGCCGGAACATGATCGACCAGCGTGGCAAGCTGGGGCTGGCGCCATTTGGGCAGCGGTGCTGCGGTCTTGCGGCGGGATTTCGGCTTCGCGGCTGAGGCATTGTGGGCTGAGGCCTTTTGCATCTGCTCGAGAAAAGCATCGTCCTGCTTTCCCGACAGTGCGAACTGCCCTTCCTTGTCCGCCGCGATCTGCGCCATCGCGCGCCCGGTCAGCACGCTCGTCAATTCGCGTTCGACCAGTGCGTCGCCCGCTTCTGCGTGATCGTCGGCCAGCTTGCGCAGCAGCCAGTTCTCGCGCTTTTCGCCGGGCTTCTTCTTCAACCGGATGAGCAGCCATTCGCCCTTCATCCGCTCGCCTTGGAGGCAGAAATGGAGGTGGCCCTTGTCGAGGTCCTTGGCGCTTTTCCCTTCGATCGGCTGCCAGGTGCCGCGATCCCACAGCATTACCGTGCCGCCGCCGTATTCGTCCTTCGGGATGGTGCCTTCGAACTCGGCATAGGCCATCGGGTGATCCTCGGTCCGCACCGCGAGACGCTTGATATCCGGATCGGGAGACGGTCCCTTGGTCACTGCCCAGCTTTTCAGCACCCCGTCCACTTCCAGCCGCAGGTCCCAGTGCAGCCGGGTCGCATCGTGCTTCTGGACGATGAACAGGTTGCCCTTGCTGCTACGCTGCGCCCTGCCGGCGGGTTCGGGCGTCTTGCCGAAGTCCCGCTTGGCATTGTAGGCGGCAAGGGGGTCACTCTTGCGGGGCATTGTCGCCTCTACCCAGACGGCGCTGGTTTTCCTTGCGTTCGATCAGCCGCAGTAGTGTGAGCATGATCACTCCGATGACGCTGGCGATCAGCACCAGCGGCCATTGCGCCGCACCGCAGGCGATCCCGATCACCGCCGTCAGCCAGAGATGCGCGGCGGTGGTCAGGTTATGCACCTCACCGCGGCTGAACACGATCAGGCCGGCACCGATAATTCCGATGAACGTGCCTGCCGCTTCGAAAATGCGCAGCGGATCGGCGCGCGGGGCGTCCAGCGAATGCCACAAGCCCAGGATCGACACGGTCATGGCCGCCGCAGCGAAGCAGATCAGCCCGTGCGTGCGCAGGCCCGCAGAGTGGCCTCTCAGTTCGCGATCCAGCCCCAGCAGCAGCCCAAGGACGGCAGCAATGCCCAGCCGCGCAAGCAGGTCATAGTCGATCCAGCTCACCAGTACGGGATCGTTGAGCTCCATCAGGCACTCTTCTTCCTGCTGGCCGGTTTGCGGGCAGGTGCCGGTTTCGCCTCGCCTACGGACTTTTTCAGCGCAGCCATCAGGTCGATCACATTGCCACTGCCCTTTCCCGCAGGTTCGCCCGCGTCTTCGATGACCTTCTTGCCGCCCTTTGCCTTGGCCTTCTTCTCGATCAGCTGGCGCAAGGCATCGACATAGCGATCCTTGAACACGCTGGCATCGAAAGGCGCGGTGCGCTTGTCGATCAGGGTGGTTGCCAGTTCGAGCAATTCCTTGTCCGGCCTGATATCGTCGATCTCGGTGAAGAACGACTGCCCCTGACGAACCTCGTCGGCATAGCGCAGCGTTTCGAGCAGCATGCCCTTGCCGCAGGGTTTGAGCGCGACGAGCTTTTCGCTGCCCCGGAGGGAAAGCTGCCCCAGCGCGATCTTCTTCGATTTGCGCAGCGCCTCGCGCAGCACCACGAATGCTTCTTCGGCCAACTGGTCCTGCGGAGCCACGTAATAGGGCTTTTCGAAATAGAGCGGGTCGATTTCGCTGCTATCGACGAATTGCACCAGTTCCAGCGTGCGCTTGCTCTCGATTTTCACCGCCTCGATCTCGTCTTCGTCGAGCAGGACATAATTGCCCTTGGAAATCTCGTAGCCCTTGATGATGTCATCGCGATCGACCGGACCGACGCCGGGCACCACCTTTTCGTAGGCGATGCGCTTGCCGCTGGGTTCGTGGATCTGGTTGAAGCTGATTTTCGCGCCCGATTTGGTGGCGGAATAGATTTCGACCGGGATCGATACCAGCGCCAGCCTGATCTGACCCTGCCAATATGCACGTGCTGCCATGCGAATGCCTCCTGGGGGAAAAGCGATTGAGTCGGCGTTTGGTTTCAGCGCGCCGCACACGGGGCATTGCGATCGACTTCCCACGCGGCGGTACGCGAAGTGCAGATCGCGGCGGGCATCGGTCCTTCCCATCCACACCACTCGGCACTAGGTGGTGATTTCAGGACTTTGAGGAGTGATGCGTGAGCGCGAAAGACGACAAGTGTGATGGCGAACTGGGCGATCATCGGTTCTACCATGCCGACCGGGAAGCCGAATTTGCCGACAAGCTCGCGCCGTCGACGCCACAGACAAGGCATCCCGCATACAAGCTGGCCTTCCGCGATACCGATTTCCTGCTGCGCGAGGAACTGCGCCCGGTACGCTTCCAGCTCGAGCTGCTGAAGCCGGAAATGCTGCTGGAAGAGGCGGGCGTCGGCTCGACGCTGGTGATGTACGGTTCGGCCCGGATTCCGCCGCCCGAAGCGGTCGAACTGGCGCTGGAAGAAGCCGAAAGGCTGCCCGAAGCCGAGGCGCTGATCGTCCGCAACCTGGCGGCCAAGGCGAAGTATTACGGCGAGGCCTACAAGCTCGCCAAGGTGGTCGGCGAAAAGGCCATTATCGAAGGCGGCAAGCGGCAATTCGTGGTCTGTTCGGGCGGCGGCCCCTCGATCATGGAAGCGGCCAACCGCGGCGCAAGCGAAGCCGGAGCGGAGAGCATCGGGCTGAACATCGTCCTGCCGCACGAACAGGCGCCCAATCCTTACGTCACGCCCTACCTCAGCTTCCAGTTCCATTATTTCGCGCTGCGCAAGATGCATTTCCTGATGCGCGCCCGCGCGGTGGCGGTGTTCCCTGGCGGATTCGGGACCTTCGACGAAATGTTCGAACTGCTCACCCTGATCCAGACCGGCAAGATGAAGCCGATCCCGATCCTGCTGTTCGGCAAGGAGTTCTGGAACCGCGTGATCAATTTCGAGGCTTTGGCGGAGGAAGGGACGATTTCCCGGCGAGACCTGGACCTGCTCACCTGGTGCGAAACCGCGGAAGAGGCATGGGATGCGATAGCGCAGTTCTACCATCTGAAAAGGTAGCAGTCCGGCCTCTCGATGGCCTGCGCGAAATCTGGGGAGGCGGAAACCAACTCCGCCCACCTGCGTTGATGCAGGCAGGGACGACCGAGTTATCGCCCCTAAAGGGCGTTGGACGTTGGATTTCAAAGATATTCTGGGGGCATCACCGAACCCCTATGTCATTATGGATACCGACCTGGTTCTCGTCTGGATGAACGAGGCCTATCTTGCGGCGACCATGCGCAGCCGGGAAGACATCATCGGTCGCCGGATGTTCGATGCTTTTCCCAGCGAAGGCGAGAGCCACCGCCTGCTGGTCAATTCGCTGGAGAAAGTGCTGCAGAGCGGCGAAGCCGACGAGATCGCGCTGATCCGCTACGATATCGCTGCGCCCGACGGGACCTCTCAAACCCATTACTGGAGCGCGACCCACACGCCCATCCATGAAGACGGGGCGCTGCGCTATATTCTCCAGCACACGGTTGACGTGACCGAACTGGAGGAATGGCGGCAGTCGCGCGACGGCATGGGCCTGATCCGGCGCGCGCGCAGCGTGCAGGACGAAAACCAGAGCCTGAAAAGCGAGACGAAAAGACTGCTCGAATATTTCGACCAGGCGCCCGGATTTACCGCCGTGCTGGTCGGTCCGGAACATCGTTTCGGCATGGTGAACCAGGCCTATCGGGCGCTGGTGGGGCGGGACGATCTGGTGGGTCGCACCGTGTTCGAAACGCTGCCCGAAATCGTTGAGCAGGGGTTCGTCGCCACGCTCGATGAAGTCTATGTGAGCGGCCAGGCCTATCACGCGCACCGCGAGGAAGTGCTGCTCGGGGGAGAAGGTGAAGAGGCTCCCCGCGCGCGCTACCTCAATTTCATTTTCCAGCCGATTTTCGACGGCGAAAAGGAGCCGCTCGGGATCATCGTCCAGGGCAACGATGTGACTGAGGAAGTCCTTGCGCTGGAACGGCAGAGCCTGCTGGTGAACGAACTCAATCACCGGGTGAAGAACACGCTCTCCATCGTCCAGGGCTTGGCGATGCAGTCCTTCAGGGGCAGTGAGAGCGAAGCGGGCCGGCACGTGTTCGAAGCGCGGCTGAAAACGCTGGCCGCCGCGCACAATCTTCTCACCGAAGGCTTCTGGGGCGAGGCGGAAGTGCGCGATATCGTCCGCCAGTCCGCCGAAGCGGCAGCCGGCGACGCCGTGAGCCGGATGGAATTCGGGGGCGATCTTGTCCGCCTGCCGCCGCAGACATCGGTTTCGTTGGCGATGATCGTCCACGAATTGTGCACCAACGCCATCAAGTACGGCGCGCTTTCCAACGCCACAGGCAGCGTGCGCATCTGGTGGGAAACCGAGGGTGAGGATGGCCGCGATCTCGTCTTCCACTGGAAGGAAA includes the following:
- a CDS encoding DUF2141 domain-containing protein translates to MPFIASATEAAPPGVQVTIEVTNLRNHDGTVRACMTRDAARFPRCQDSTQGYRVALPAGEATVLRFNDVAPGTYAIALLHDENGNGRADRALGMMPREGFGFSRDAAVRMGPPSFDEAAITVGSSAVRQTIRMRYML
- a CDS encoding Ku protein, translating into MAARAYWQGQIRLALVSIPVEIYSATKSGAKISFNQIHEPSGKRIAYEKVVPGVGPVDRDDIIKGYEISKGNYVLLDEDEIEAVKIESKRTLELVQFVDSSEIDPLYFEKPYYVAPQDQLAEEAFVVLREALRKSKKIALGQLSLRGSEKLVALKPCGKGMLLETLRYADEVRQGQSFFTEIDDIRPDKELLELATTLIDKRTAPFDASVFKDRYVDALRQLIEKKAKAKGGKKVIEDAGEPAGKGSGNVIDLMAALKKSVGEAKPAPARKPASRKKSA
- the ligD gene encoding DNA ligase D, which produces MPRKSDPLAAYNAKRDFGKTPEPAGRAQRSSKGNLFIVQKHDATRLHWDLRLEVDGVLKSWAVTKGPSPDPDIKRLAVRTEDHPMAYAEFEGTIPKDEYGGGTVMLWDRGTWQPIEGKSAKDLDKGHLHFCLQGERMKGEWLLIRLKKKPGEKRENWLLRKLADDHAEAGDALVERELTSVLTGRAMAQIAADKEGQFALSGKQDDAFLEQMQKASAHNASAAKPKSRRKTAAPLPKWRQPQLATLVDHVPAGNRWMHEIKFDGYRALVACKGREVRVYTRNGKDWTDKFAPLVSSFAELDLPPSLIDGEIVAYGKSGNPDFSTLQAVLKRGHGSQSASDNLAFHGFDLLELDGQDLSGLPNIERKERLEALLGSASAPIHISDHVIGAGEQLYRSLCDNGQEGIISKTIDGTYAGRRSKGWVKVKCTRRQEFVVVGWKASSTRARPFASLLLAQNEGGELVYKGNVGTGFDSDTLADLAARMKRIERKTAPVAVAKASARRVTWVTPSLVAEVAFAEFTADGNVRHASFLGLRADKPARDVTPERPAELPDAEKSVAISNRERVIFPDSGQTKGELADYYEAVAGIMLPFAGKRPLSLVRCPQGRAKKCFFQKHDSGQFGDGVHQVPIREKDGGTEDYLFVEDVRGLLQCVQMGTIEFHGWGSRSSDVEAPDRMVFDLDPDEGLDFDDVKQAARDIRDRLADLGLTSFALLSGGKGVHVVVPLATGHTWDAHKDFSKRFAEALSIAEPDRFVATMSKAKRKGKIFIDWLRNQRGSTAILPYSARARSGAPVAVPLAWGELAEMDNAHPWSISDIRLLLDRSASRSLAGWGFAEQGLPDL
- a CDS encoding sterol desaturase family protein gives rise to the protein MYTAILLSALAMTAIVGLRYLATSGLFAWATARVRPGLYAGLEPQIRKEIFWSLASAGIYGVPAGVVAWGWQERGWTRIYTDVADFPLWYLPLSLFLYLFAHDTWFYWTHRWMHRPKWFRIAHAVHHASRPPTAWAAMSFHPIEALTGAFVIPLLVFVIPVHVGILGLVLAIMTLMGVTNHMGWEMFPRWLVHTRLGNWLITASHHQRHHDEYRCNYGLYFRFWDRLCNTDEGLADKYLAQEHSGQRA
- a CDS encoding amidohydrolase — encoded protein: MLTASLLDAAKGEESAIVALRRAIHAEPELGLETPKTLAKVKAALADLPLEWHEGPSCTGAVAVLKGTRPGPAVLLRGDMDALPMDEHTGLDFASTVPGRMHACGHDAHTAMLAGAARILAGRAGDLAGEVRFMFQPGEEGFHGARFMLEDGLLGGSADYPLPDAAFAIHVWPNAPHGRLESRTGALLASADMLEITIKGRGGHASMPQDTIDPVPVAAEIVLALQAMITRRFAATEASVLTIGKIVAGTTNNIIPDSAYLLGTMRNLSPERRAAIKDAVREVAENIARAHRCEAEITITPGFPPTINDARAVALGRQVAEGLGGEEPWADRATPTMGAEDFSYVLEKVPGAMFFLGVAAQGVDWQGCCGLHSSRMVVDESVLPKGAAFLAGCAAEFLEKGWA
- a CDS encoding PAS domain-containing protein, producing the protein MDTDLVLVWMNEAYLAATMRSREDIIGRRMFDAFPSEGESHRLLVNSLEKVLQSGEADEIALIRYDIAAPDGTSQTHYWSATHTPIHEDGALRYILQHTVDVTELEEWRQSRDGMGLIRRARSVQDENQSLKSETKRLLEYFDQAPGFTAVLVGPEHRFGMVNQAYRALVGRDDLVGRTVFETLPEIVEQGFVATLDEVYVSGQAYHAHREEVLLGGEGEEAPRARYLNFIFQPIFDGEKEPLGIIVQGNDVTEEVLALERQSLLVNELNHRVKNTLSIVQGLAMQSFRGSESEAGRHVFEARLKTLAAAHNLLTEGFWGEAEVRDIVRQSAEAAAGDAVSRMEFGGDLVRLPPQTSVSLAMIVHELCTNAIKYGALSNATGSVRIWWETEGEDGRDLVFHWKESGGPEVTPPARAGFGTRLITRGIGDRATGTARMEFEPDGLLFSMRARVEKE
- a CDS encoding TIGR00730 family Rossman fold protein, producing the protein MSAKDDKCDGELGDHRFYHADREAEFADKLAPSTPQTRHPAYKLAFRDTDFLLREELRPVRFQLELLKPEMLLEEAGVGSTLVMYGSARIPPPEAVELALEEAERLPEAEALIVRNLAAKAKYYGEAYKLAKVVGEKAIIEGGKRQFVVCSGGGPSIMEAANRGASEAGAESIGLNIVLPHEQAPNPYVTPYLSFQFHYFALRKMHFLMRARAVAVFPGGFGTFDEMFELLTLIQTGKMKPIPILLFGKEFWNRVINFEALAEEGTISRRDLDLLTWCETAEEAWDAIAQFYHLKR
- a CDS encoding MgtC/SapB family protein, which translates into the protein MELNDPVLVSWIDYDLLARLGIAAVLGLLLGLDRELRGHSAGLRTHGLICFAAAAMTVSILGLWHSLDAPRADPLRIFEAAGTFIGIIGAGLIVFSRGEVHNLTTAAHLWLTAVIGIACGAAQWPLVLIASVIGVIMLTLLRLIERKENQRRLGRGDNAPQE
- a CDS encoding MmcB family DNA repair protein, translated to MSDSLTVAPALALNDPLALRSRAVCRGISRLFARNDIWTLAEMPLRNGRRADLMGIDAKGKIVIVEVKTARGDLLGDGKWPDYLEFCDRFYWGLPPELDRKILESADYRPDCCGVIVADEYDAEIVRPAPSHPLAAARRRVEVERLARTALRRQLVALDPHCHNWGGELAG